The nucleotide sequence ATGATTAGAATGGTTGATGCTATGTTATTTACTAATGAATATGGTGAAGTTTGTCCAGCTGGTTGGCAAAAAGGTGATGAAGGTATGAAAGCAAACAAAGATGGTGTTGCTGATTACTTAGCTAAAAACGAAGGTAAGTTATAATAAGGTTAAAAAATGGGGAAATATATAGAACTAAATAAAAATAATATAAAAGAAAATATTGAAGAAGGTGTTGCTTTAGTAGATTTCTGGGCACCTTGGTGCGGTCCTTGTAGAATGATTGCTCCTGCAATTGATCAATTAGCAGAAGAATTTGAAAATAAAGCAAAAATTTGTAAAGTTAATACAGAAGAAGAACCAGATTTAACAAATGAATATCAAGTAAGATCAATTCCTACTATTCTTTTCTTTAAAAATGGAGAAATTGTTGATCAACTAATTGGAGCAACATCTAAAGCTAAACTTGAAGAAAAATTAAACAGCCTATTATAAAAAATTTAGAAGAAATAACTCTTCTAAATTTTAATATTAAAATTTATTAACTTAGTTTTTTGGAAGTAACTTAACAGGAACCATCTGGAATTTATTTTTTTTATATAAATCCAAATAATAAGGGATATTTATAAAAAATTATTTCTTTTGTACTGTCATCTGTACTGTTTTAAAATACAAAATTATAGAATTGAGTTCCTCTTTTGTTATTTCAAATCTAAATTAAAGAAATCCCATTCTCTTAACATCAATATTATGTTTTAAAATCAAATCATCTAATCTTTTTTTCCAACTACTATCTTCACTAATTATATTTAATAAATATTCGCACATAACCAAAGTATTATAAAGATATTTTCTACTAAATGTATTGAACTTTTTGTTTAATTCTTTTGGTAAATTTGGCAATACAAAGTCTATTGTAAATTT is from Arcobacter lacus and encodes:
- the trxA gene encoding thioredoxin; the encoded protein is MGKYIELNKNNIKENIEEGVALVDFWAPWCGPCRMIAPAIDQLAEEFENKAKICKVNTEEEPDLTNEYQVRSIPTILFFKNGEIVDQLIGATSKAKLEEKLNSLL